In the Candidatus Abawacabacteria bacterium genome, one interval contains:
- the murC gene encoding UDP-N-acetylmuramate--L-alanine ligase: MTSPLLQAQHIHFIGIKGWGMTALAQILKSLGKHITGSDVNEKFLTDAILAALAIPVVESFHPDNIPPETEVIIASAAWGEDNPEIKAARARGIAFYHYPQALGEISQLKKSIGVAGTHGKTTTTALLALALADLGKDPLAIVGSQVPQFNNMNARSGKGEYFVAETCEYRRHFLNFHPFGLIITNIEEDHLDYFHDLSDIISAFKEYVTRLPDNGILVACIDSPAVKTLLSELSSNPRKVLTYGESPEADIRMVNYTVGNELQSFQVQIGDQLHAFEMLIPGKHNCLNATSVIAMCYGLFYAEKQDQLFSTLQQTIKNFASTTRRLQRLGNYGKALVYDDFGHHPTEIKATLNALKAFYPERKLIVSFMPHTYSRTQALLEDFAQAFSDADEVIIHDIYASAREKPIPGVTGDNLAKRIGNYHPQVKFLTPGETEQYIVSQKDQDALFLTIGAGDNWKISHSLMNYD, from the coding sequence ATGACTAGCCCTTTATTACAAGCACAGCATATTCACTTTATTGGCATCAAAGGTTGGGGCATGACTGCACTGGCCCAAATTTTAAAAAGCTTAGGCAAACATATTACTGGCTCGGATGTTAATGAAAAGTTCTTAACCGATGCTATTTTGGCAGCATTGGCCATTCCAGTAGTAGAAAGTTTTCACCCTGATAATATCCCACCAGAAACTGAAGTAATTATTGCCTCTGCTGCTTGGGGAGAAGACAATCCGGAAATCAAAGCGGCCCGAGCTCGTGGTATTGCCTTTTATCATTATCCACAGGCATTGGGAGAAATATCGCAACTTAAAAAAAGTATTGGTGTAGCAGGAACGCATGGGAAAACCACAACAACCGCACTATTAGCCTTAGCTCTAGCTGATTTAGGAAAAGATCCTTTAGCTATCGTTGGCTCACAAGTTCCCCAGTTTAATAATATGAATGCCCGTTCAGGAAAAGGCGAATACTTTGTGGCTGAGACATGCGAATATCGAAGACATTTCCTAAATTTTCATCCCTTTGGCTTGATTATCACCAATATCGAAGAAGATCATCTCGATTACTTTCACGATCTATCTGATATTATTTCTGCATTTAAGGAGTATGTCACCCGACTGCCGGATAATGGCATATTAGTAGCATGCATCGATAGTCCTGCAGTCAAAACCTTGCTGTCAGAATTAAGCAGTAATCCTAGAAAAGTTCTTACCTATGGAGAAAGCCCTGAAGCAGATATTAGAATGGTTAATTACACAGTGGGAAATGAATTGCAAAGCTTTCAAGTACAGATTGGTGATCAATTGCATGCATTTGAAATGCTGATACCTGGGAAACACAACTGTCTCAATGCTACTAGTGTGATCGCAATGTGCTATGGCTTATTTTATGCTGAAAAACAAGATCAATTATTTAGTACGCTTCAACAAACAATTAAAAATTTTGCTTCTACCACTCGCCGCCTGCAACGCTTAGGTAACTATGGGAAAGCCCTAGTATATGATGACTTTGGCCATCATCCGACAGAAATAAAAGCCACTTTAAATGCTTTGAAAGCGTTCTATCCCGAAAGAAAGTTGATAGTGAGCTTTATGCCACATACGTATAGTCGTACCCAGGCTTTATTAGAAGACTTTGCCCAAGCATTTTCTGATGCTGACGAAGTAATCATTCATGATATCTACGCATCTGCACGAGAAAAACCGATTCCAGGAGTCACTGGAGACAACCTCGCCAAACGTATTGGCAACTATCATCCCCAAGTAAAATTCTTGACACCAGGTGAGACAGAGCAATACATTGTTTCTCAGAAAGATCAAGATGCTTTATTTTTAACTATTGGAGCTGGTGATAATTGGAAAATCAGCCACTCCCTCATGAATTATGACTAG
- a CDS encoding transcriptional repressor, giving the protein MEGALKMLNDKKVPVTVQRRIILEELANRNDHPTAEEIFHTLRRKMRKLSLATVYRTLETLAQHHLIMEHHQGKNASRYEVMKGTHYHVICLRCNKMEDVFGITIEGLEQEIAKITSYRIEKHRLDVYGLCPSCRVSQIPIHQEA; this is encoded by the coding sequence ATGGAAGGAGCACTAAAGATGCTGAATGACAAGAAAGTGCCAGTCACTGTTCAGCGCAGAATAATTTTAGAAGAGCTGGCCAATAGAAATGACCATCCCACTGCTGAGGAAATTTTCCACACCTTACGACGAAAGATGCGTAAACTTAGCTTAGCCACGGTATATCGAACTTTGGAGACACTGGCCCAGCACCATCTAATCATGGAGCATCACCAGGGCAAAAATGCTAGCCGCTATGAGGTCATGAAAGGAACTCATTATCATGTCATCTGCTTACGGTGTAATAAAATGGAAGATGTCTTTGGTATCACCATCGAAGGATTAGAGCAAGAAATTGCCAAGATCACTTCATATCGTATTGAAAAACACCGTCTGGATGTTTATGGTTTATGTCCTTCTTGCCGAGTGAGTCAAATTCCTATTCATCAAGAAGCCTAG
- a CDS encoding DUF11 domain-containing protein, protein MSPRVLQYLSKLVPNRVTHRWNNHKVLAAFAAVLIVMALLPIPKDLRNIFADAPDPALFGVADNYIVVDDATSDIPAGVAIDCNLETSTTPTNDGDCSLRDAVQLAEDERGGTNVDPIYILFDTDIEEISLMDSITIAVEDLHIIGNMGDDNLPSVVLTPDAAFVSATQADCSVISPTDGSTLNAPHAPLVDIMVDNVELAQLAFVNAEGNAIQASGASGLSIHDNLIGTRDRATIEANTLHGICITTAIDIITNVNIYGNIIVGSGNDGIRLEGVYGYNKDDSEVIEQYYVAANIYNNLIGTFDGAATTLEPEDADFPGNHYSGIAARLTLGGEIKRNIIVNNGFTDIEEDSDFDHVGDGITLLETLGIIIYDNFIGVTPNSELIDANGINDTFPLPVDGNELLDISVAETDMAPSAFERASNACDGIGIRYFDAMGDQEYFCRDEDTLLAERPDSVLDLFPLNAVSTIDEDVVQNFLGPSNSNAIYNNAIGYNQRNGIYIQTLACNTTLGSAELAHNLPNILGSNDDGVARVQSQANTIIQNTIFANDANLGDQTATGSGSYGIGIDLEDYATAIWSGAADEITGASVQGGDYRPSYWAYLFAHLDEATITTRFGCEDADNTPTWEPIQTNTDIDFNITENDATDSGEDPDAGANRLINAPIIDGPASTMSSITGTAPEGTLVELFAVDCTDLTGSDRSAEALRSGCDVDYSEDDIDEDATDHPYGHGQGFRFLGNAYVEADADADYEGKWTINPASFTNSGNYGVEPFIGGLVVATSTAVTNNTDELIESVTRCWDAGTDTDNIACDANIIAASVPTDISAQEAGVPGVGTTGSGGIWATDGDDGLENICQYVTDTFSDVPTESVLSCLGSTSEFSASAFISRPNYSLTKQLTSGDTTVAPGDTVSYVITAENTGNGVLYFGTGSLSDPLSTSLTLATCEWATENADGDPIDDGNDCSGTDNDIINTTDFGSLNPTEVITILVTATVNTGLEGAACDIENEVFVGDGFITDDNQTAASQSGSVDADHQADDIGVVPCAGSTLEKQVAIGSSTSYTNADNTGTGARDSARGDAVNYLIHFTNNSGSSTGVLITDTFPATLALTSRAVTCWINTTATDTSIAGDTAISGCRYDSSSGEFDENSSGDHRITLADGETVHILVTGYSINANHAINNNFICNTATATASGITLLSDQACVRVYDPALDVFKSVSIGGAAESSFNSGTTSSTWPTAPVGQSVTYYIDVANAGTGASLTNLAVTDTLPTALNTSTFQCSYTTGSGSISTTASHTGITYGSTCTMNGSGVITTGVTTLGAGSLLRIRLNGVNVPNVTATTQLCNAISVTAALVATDTDSACARVVVPGITLSKSVSSTAPTPGSTVTYTLLIANNGSSTANDLVITDDLDDADLDNNLIPDCVASFANVTALNSGVKNNGTNTITWTIGSLTAGSSTAVAFTAVIRSDIATSTECRNTALADGSNVTSTDDSVDIVVPAAIPSGALLGITKVAVNDDGGSDDPTVFELGDAVNYRVTVRNTGDTQALNLSVQDSIPNAEEDLRNVTTTAGTVNTTAVSDDEVEITGMSVAADGSQTINYTVSIVEDDFPLRNYRLDEDAEQDDDQFYPERVRNDDVTSTGTHSDAEDALAAPDDEYVSLGADGEIILDVASRRSGATKLIVDGDGNDFCIRELDQSEDTDRADERYTVEVSQTTRSRDFERVGRNQSNSGCFDIGDADITWARYIRIQDTSTQTAGEAPGVDVDAVCLLNLGGFVTNTAGLYQGTTLLGTVDERVLVNFTEAFEEPLRARDCRSEAVVQTAAPLPPPPPAPYVPPVNIPIQLPKTGPLEAGIPPMVGTGGLMSMWWMWRRKIEKS, encoded by the coding sequence ATGTCTCCCCGCGTGCTTCAATATCTCTCCAAACTTGTTCCTAACCGAGTTACTCATCGTTGGAACAATCACAAGGTGTTAGCGGCTTTCGCAGCTGTATTGATCGTGATGGCATTGTTGCCAATTCCGAAAGATTTGCGCAATATTTTTGCTGATGCGCCTGATCCAGCTTTGTTTGGAGTAGCAGATAATTATATTGTAGTTGATGATGCTACTAGTGATATACCTGCTGGCGTGGCAATAGACTGTAATTTAGAAACCAGCACGACACCAACGAATGATGGGGATTGTTCGTTGCGCGATGCGGTGCAGTTAGCAGAGGATGAACGCGGTGGTACTAATGTTGATCCAATTTATATTTTATTTGATACTGATATTGAAGAAATATCTTTGATGGATAGTATTACTATTGCTGTCGAGGATCTTCATATTATTGGTAATATGGGAGATGACAATTTGCCATCTGTAGTACTGACTCCTGACGCAGCATTTGTTTCAGCAACACAAGCTGATTGTTCAGTTATTTCTCCCACCGATGGGTCAACTCTCAATGCGCCCCATGCTCCATTAGTAGATATAATGGTGGACAATGTAGAGCTTGCACAGTTGGCGTTTGTCAATGCAGAAGGAAATGCTATCCAGGCATCTGGTGCTAGCGGTCTTTCTATCCATGATAACTTAATAGGAACTAGAGACCGTGCTACTATTGAAGCTAATACATTGCATGGTATTTGTATCACCACAGCAATTGATATTATTACTAATGTGAATATTTACGGCAACATTATTGTGGGTAGTGGTAATGATGGCATTCGTTTGGAGGGTGTATATGGTTATAACAAGGATGATTCAGAGGTAATTGAGCAATACTATGTTGCTGCTAATATTTACAATAACCTCATTGGTACTTTCGATGGGGCCGCTACTACGCTAGAGCCGGAGGATGCGGATTTCCCTGGTAATCATTATTCTGGTATTGCTGCTCGTCTTACTTTAGGCGGTGAAATTAAGCGTAATATAATCGTCAATAATGGTTTTACCGATATAGAAGAAGATTCCGATTTTGATCATGTCGGAGATGGTATTACTCTATTAGAAACTTTGGGTATTATTATTTATGATAATTTCATTGGCGTCACACCAAATAGCGAGTTAATTGATGCTAATGGTATTAATGATACCTTTCCTTTGCCTGTAGATGGTAATGAATTGTTAGACATTAGTGTTGCCGAAACTGATATGGCACCCAGTGCCTTTGAACGAGCATCAAATGCTTGTGATGGTATTGGTATCCGCTATTTTGATGCTATGGGTGACCAAGAATACTTCTGTCGTGATGAAGATACCTTGCTTGCTGAACGACCGGATAGTGTACTCGATCTTTTCCCACTTAATGCTGTGTCTACTATTGATGAAGATGTTGTCCAGAACTTTCTTGGCCCATCTAATTCAAATGCCATTTATAATAATGCAATTGGTTATAATCAACGAAATGGTATTTATATCCAAACATTGGCGTGTAACACAACTTTAGGCTCTGCTGAATTAGCACATAATTTGCCTAACATTTTAGGATCTAATGATGATGGTGTGGCAAGAGTACAAAGCCAGGCCAATACCATCATTCAAAATACTATTTTCGCTAATGATGCTAACCTAGGTGATCAAACTGCTACCGGTTCAGGTAGCTATGGTATTGGTATCGATCTAGAAGATTATGCTACGGCTATCTGGTCTGGGGCTGCAGATGAAATTACCGGTGCTTCTGTCCAAGGCGGTGATTACCGACCTAGTTATTGGGCATATCTTTTTGCTCATCTCGATGAGGCTACTATTACCACTAGATTTGGTTGTGAAGATGCCGATAACACTCCTACTTGGGAACCAATTCAGACTAATACTGATATAGATTTTAATATTACTGAAAATGATGCCACTGATTCAGGAGAAGACCCAGATGCTGGTGCTAATCGCTTGATTAATGCACCAATTATTGATGGTCCAGCGTCAACTATGAGTAGTATCACAGGTACGGCACCAGAAGGTACGTTAGTGGAATTATTCGCAGTTGATTGTACTGATTTGACTGGCAGTGATCGTTCTGCTGAGGCGCTTCGCAGTGGCTGTGATGTTGATTATAGTGAAGATGATATTGATGAAGATGCTACTGATCATCCATATGGCCATGGTCAAGGCTTCCGTTTCTTAGGAAATGCCTATGTAGAAGCAGATGCCGATGCTGACTATGAAGGAAAGTGGACTATTAATCCTGCTAGTTTTACAAATTCAGGTAATTATGGTGTAGAACCTTTCATTGGTGGCTTGGTGGTAGCAACTAGCACTGCAGTTACCAATAATACTGATGAATTGATAGAAAGTGTTACCAGATGTTGGGATGCTGGTACTGATACTGATAACATTGCTTGTGATGCTAATATCATTGCTGCCAGTGTGCCAACCGATATCTCTGCTCAAGAAGCAGGTGTCCCTGGTGTTGGTACTACGGGAAGTGGTGGTATTTGGGCTACGGATGGAGATGATGGTCTCGAAAATATTTGTCAGTATGTTACTGATACCTTCAGTGATGTGCCTACGGAAAGTGTATTGTCGTGTTTAGGCTCTACTTCAGAATTCTCAGCAAGTGCCTTTATCAGCCGGCCTAATTATTCGTTAACAAAGCAACTCACTAGTGGCGATACTACAGTTGCTCCAGGAGATACTGTCAGCTATGTAATTACGGCTGAGAATACGGGAAATGGTGTTTTGTACTTTGGTACTGGTTCATTGAGTGATCCTTTGAGCACTTCTCTGACTCTTGCTACTTGTGAATGGGCTACTGAAAATGCAGATGGAGACCCGATAGATGATGGTAATGACTGTTCTGGTACTGACAATGATATTATCAATACTACCGATTTTGGTAGCTTAAATCCTACTGAAGTAATAACTATCCTAGTGACTGCAACAGTGAATACTGGTCTTGAGGGAGCTGCTTGTGATATAGAAAATGAAGTGTTTGTAGGAGATGGATTCATTACCGATGATAATCAAACTGCTGCTAGCCAAAGTGGTTCAGTAGATGCAGATCATCAAGCTGATGATATTGGGGTGGTGCCTTGTGCCGGTAGTACACTGGAGAAACAAGTCGCCATAGGTAGTTCAACGAGCTATACCAATGCCGACAATACTGGTACGGGAGCGCGAGATAGTGCTCGAGGAGATGCGGTGAATTATCTCATTCACTTTACTAATAATAGTGGCTCTTCAACTGGTGTGCTGATTACGGATACTTTCCCAGCAACATTGGCATTAACGAGCAGAGCCGTAACGTGTTGGATTAATACTACTGCTACGGATACCTCAATTGCTGGCGATACGGCGATCAGCGGTTGTCGTTATGATAGTAGTAGCGGTGAATTTGATGAAAATAGTAGTGGCGATCATCGTATTACTCTGGCAGATGGTGAAACTGTTCATATCTTGGTAACAGGTTATAGCATTAATGCTAATCACGCGATCAATAATAACTTTATCTGTAATACTGCTACGGCTACTGCTTCAGGAATAACATTGCTAAGTGATCAAGCTTGTGTCCGTGTTTATGATCCTGCTCTAGATGTATTTAAGTCAGTAAGTATTGGAGGAGCGGCAGAAAGTAGCTTCAATAGTGGTACTACCAGCAGCACTTGGCCCACTGCACCAGTAGGTCAAAGTGTGACGTATTACATTGATGTGGCCAATGCTGGTACAGGTGCTAGCCTTACCAATCTAGCGGTAACTGATACTTTACCAACAGCACTTAACACTAGCACTTTCCAATGTAGCTACACTACCGGCTCTGGTAGTATTTCTACTACAGCAAGCCATACTGGTATCACATATGGTAGCACTTGTACCATGAATGGTAGTGGCGTGATCACTACGGGAGTAACTACGTTAGGAGCAGGTAGCTTGCTCAGAATTAGGCTCAATGGCGTAAATGTCCCTAATGTTACAGCAACGACGCAACTGTGTAATGCAATAAGTGTGACAGCAGCATTGGTAGCTACAGATACAGATAGCGCTTGTGCCCGTGTGGTGGTCCCTGGCATAACTTTGAGCAAGAGTGTTAGTTCGACTGCACCAACTCCTGGTAGCACGGTAACGTACACCTTGTTGATCGCCAATAATGGCTCATCTACTGCTAATGATTTAGTAATTACCGATGACTTGGATGATGCTGATTTAGACAATAATTTGATTCCAGATTGTGTGGCGAGCTTTGCTAATGTCACTGCACTAAATAGTGGTGTGAAGAATAATGGAACTAATACCATTACTTGGACTATAGGATCATTAACAGCTGGATCTAGTACAGCGGTAGCATTTACTGCCGTGATCAGATCAGATATTGCTACCAGCACGGAATGTCGTAATACAGCATTGGCTGATGGCTCAAATGTCACTAGTACCGATGACTCAGTAGATATCGTAGTACCAGCAGCGATCCCAAGTGGGGCGCTACTAGGCATTACCAAAGTAGCTGTGAATGATGATGGTGGTAGTGATGATCCAACTGTCTTTGAGCTAGGTGATGCAGTGAACTATCGAGTAACAGTAAGAAATACTGGAGATACTCAGGCTTTAAACTTGAGCGTACAAGATAGTATTCCTAATGCCGAAGAAGATTTGAGAAATGTAACGACAACAGCAGGCACGGTGAATACTACAGCAGTTAGTGATGATGAAGTAGAAATAACTGGTATGTCAGTAGCAGCCGATGGTAGTCAAACAATCAACTATACAGTATCTATCGTAGAAGATGATTTCCCATTAAGAAACTATCGTTTAGATGAAGATGCAGAGCAGGATGATGATCAATTTTATCCTGAACGTGTGAGAAATGATGATGTGACCAGCACTGGTACTCATAGCGATGCCGAAGATGCTTTGGCTGCACCGGATGACGAATATGTATCATTGGGGGCAGATGGTGAGATCATACTCGATGTAGCATCACGCAGAAGCGGAGCAACCAAGTTGATTGTCGATGGTGATGGTAATGACTTCTGTATTCGAGAGCTTGATCAATCAGAAGATACCGATAGAGCAGATGAAAGATATACCGTGGAAGTATCGCAAACCACTAGAAGCCGAGACTTTGAGCGTGTAGGTAGAAACCAAAGCAATAGTGGCTGTTTCGACATTGGCGATGCCGATATCACTTGGGCAAGATATATTAGAATCCAAGATACTAGCACCCAAACAGCAGGAGAAGCTCCGGGAGTAGATGTGGATGCAGTATGTCTTCTAAACCTGGGCGGATTTGTTACTAACACTGCAGGTCTATACCAAGGTACAACCTTATTAGGTACTGTCGATGAACGTGTGCTGGTAAACTTTACTGAAGCTTTTGAAGAACCATTACGAGCTAGAGATTGTAGAAGTGAAGCAGTAGTGCAAACAGCAGCACCATTGCCACCACCTCCACCAGCTCCTTATGTGCCACCAGTGAATATTCCTATCCAATTACCAAAAACAGGACCATTAGAAGCCGGAATACCACCGATGGTAGGAACAGGAGGACTAATGAGTATGTGGTGGATGTGGAGAAGAAAGATAGAGAAGAGCTAA